One Mauremys reevesii isolate NIE-2019 linkage group 27, ASM1616193v1, whole genome shotgun sequence genomic region harbors:
- the CDC6 gene encoding cell division control protein 6 homolog encodes MGRVGGAGSGWWREVSERPRARRGRSGSRGIRVAAMPSTRSQTQAAIHFPRRKQARTPGAPTAGCKDATSNPTRVTLLPLSPREKVLPLSPRKRLGDENLCNVPQSLSCSPTKQSKKENELPSASHKGRRLFFSEQPTTESPGKRNNQVPSPLLKRQETPRSRERARLNKEPVCIQLFKQEGTCYQHAKSVLHTAVPDRLLAREKETDAIRRFLKEHVCGEKPGSLYISGAPGTGKTACLSRILQDSQNELLGSRTIVLNCMSLRSSQAVFPAIAEQMGQQGAPKVSGRELVRKLEKQLTAEGTPMIVLVLDEMDQLDSKGQDVLYTVFEWPWLIGSRLVLIGVANALDLTDRILARLQARPKCKPRLLNFPPYTKEQIASILQERLRQVSGDEVLDSAAIQFCARKVSAVSGDARKALDVCRRAVEMVELDVRSQTVFKALPGCKSPTTSASVSPVPRRVGLPHISRVISDVYGDRMALGSDGASDSFPLQQKILVCSLLLLARQLKAKEVTLGKLHEAYSRVCRRQQMAAVAQSECLSLATLLESRGILALKKAKEARLTKVSLKIEERDVEHALKDGVLVGNILAGGQL; translated from the exons ATGGGGCGCGTGGGCGGGGCTGGTTCGGGCTGGTGGCGCGAAGTGAGCGAGAGACCGAGAGCGCGGAGGGGCCGGAGCGGGAGCCGCG gtatCCGTGTGGCCGCCATGCCCAGCACCAGGTCCCAGACCCAGGCCGCTATCCACTTCCCCCGGAGGAAACAGGCCAGGACGCCCGGCGCGCCTACGGCGGGTTGCAAAGATGCCACATCGAACCCCACCAGGGTGACCCTCCTGCCGCTCTCTCCCCGGGAGAAGGTCCTGCCGCTGAGCCCCCGCAAACGCCTAG GTGATGAAAACCTGTGCAACGTCCCCCAGTCACTGTCCTGCTCCCCAACGAAGCAGAGCAAGAAGGAGAATGAGCTCCCATCTGCTTCTCACAAGGGGCGACGCTTGTTCTTCAGCGAGCAGCCAACAACGGAGTCTCCTGGCAAGAGGAACAACCAGGTGCCGTCCCCGCTCCTCAAGCGTCAGGAGACCCCGAGAAGCCGTGAGCGTGCTCGTCTCAACAAGGAACCTGTGTGCATCCAGCTGTTCAAGCAGGAAG GCACTTGTTATCAGCATGCGAAGAGCGTTCTGCACACAGCTGTCCCTGACCGGCTCCTTGCCAGGGAGAAGGAGACTGATGCCATCAGGCGGTTCCTGAAAGAGCATGTCTGTGGGGAGAAACCTGGCAGTCTTTACATCTCCGGTGCTCCTGGCACTGGGAAAACTGCCTGTCTGAGCAGAATCCTGCAGGACTCCCAG AATGAGCTCCTGGGCAGCAGAACCATTGTCCTGAACTGCATGTCCCTCCGCAGCTCCCAGGCCGTGTTCCCAGCCATAGCTGAGCAgatgggccagcagggggcacccaAGGTATCTGGGAGAGAGCTGGTGAGGAAGCTGGAGAAGCAGCTGacagcagaggggacgcccatGAT CGTGCTGGTGCTGGATGAGATGGACCAGCTGGACAGCAAAGGCCAGGACGTGCTCTACACAGTGTTCGAGTGGCCCTGGCTCATTGGCTCCAGGCTTGTCCTCATCG GAGTGGCCAACGCCCTGGACCTCACGGACCGGATCCTGGCCAGGCTACAGGCCAGGCCCAAGTGCAAACCCCGGCTGCTAAACTTCCCACCTTACACAAAGGAGCAGATTGCCTCCATCCTGCAGGAACGGCTGAGACAG GTGTCTGGCGATGAGGTCTTGGACAGCGCTGCCATCCAGTTCTGCGCCCGGAAAGTCTCTGCAGTTTCAGGAGATGCTCGCAAGGCGCTGGACGTATGCAG GCGCGCCGTTGAGATGGTGGAGTTGGACGTGAGAAGCCAGACTGTCTTCAAAGCACTGCCTGGCT GTAAATCGCCCACTACCTCTGCCTCGGTCTCCCCAGTTCCTAGGAGAGTTGGGCTCCCGCACATATCCCGGGTGATCTCGGATGTGTATGGTGACAGAATGGCCCTGGGAAGCGATGGAGCCAGTGactccttccccctgcagcagAAGATCCTGgtctgctccctgctgctcctagccAGGCAGCTGAAAGCCAAGGAGGTGACGCTGGGGAAG ctgcatGAAGCCTACAGCAGAGTCTGCCGGCGGCAGCAGATGGCAGCCGTAGCCCAGTCCGAATGCCTCTCCCTCGCCACCCTCTTGGAATCCAGGGGCATCCTGGCACTGAAGAAAGCCAAGGAAGCCAGGCTCACAAAG GTTTCCCTGAAGATAGAGGAGAGGGACGTGGAACATGCTCTCAAGGACGGCGTCTTGGTTGGAAACATCTTGGCGGGGGGGCAGCTCTAG